The Tripterygium wilfordii isolate XIE 37 chromosome 18, ASM1340144v1, whole genome shotgun sequence nucleotide sequence TGGGGACCATTCAAAGTCTGTATCTTGGGATATCACAGTGACATTAAAATCCTTGCAATTTaatgttaatatatattaataactaGTAAATCGCAGATGGAGCTAGCTAGCACAAATACAGTGAGAAGAACATTGATACATGCCACACAGACGCACACAGCAGAAATAATGATAAGTaaagtatatacatacatacatacatatatatatatatgatgaagtTGAACATACCAGTTTACTTGAGAAACGAGGGTGTTTTATCAAAGTATGTTTGAGGCCGTCTATGAAAACAGCGGGATCGATGCTAgttttgcaccccatttttgcGATGATGTGGCAGTTGAAGCTGGGATCATGAAACACACGCGCCGCCGGACTCAGAGGCTCTTCAGAGGTTGTTGTGGTGCCGCCACCACGAGGACCAACTTCAACTCTCATTTGTCTAATCGTCTGAACTGTATATGATAGCTCTTCCCTGGCCAAATTCAAGGATTCATTTGCTTCTTTCTCTCTGGTCTACTCCCTCACCACcactaccaccaccacctctAAGGCTCTAACTTCAACACCGGGGCTTGTCGCCTCTCTCTCTGACCACCCCACCTTCAACTCCAACAGCTTTATTTTATGTAGCTTCCGAGTCAAATAAATGATATTGCAAAGTCAAAGAAGATGAGCCGTAGATATGGACTCAGTGAAGCTTTTGATGGTTCTCTCTCGATGTGAGTATATGACCATCCTAATATCCTACTATATTAAATTATAGTCCtggaatataaaaatatattgatgAGATGAGTGCTGAATCACAGTCAcgtaatataaaatatttttgaacgATGGACATTAGAGTTCGACCCAGGAGTAAGATTACGAAACTGCCCATGGACTGACTTGTAGAAAAACCTCACAAAATTGACAAACTACCTTCTCCTCTCTTCAAATTAGTTTCAGGGTGCATTACAAAACATGTGTccatactttcttttttttttatttttatttttatctggACATGTGTCCATACTTACCTTTTCCCATCCCATCCCCTCCCCATGTGTGCAACTGGATCCTTCTCAGGCCCAACGCTGTCCTATTCTATTCTCGCCTCTACCTTCAACCCCATTAAATTACATGCCCATGACTCTTCGCTGTTTACACCTCTGCCTTTTCGACTCACATATCCCATTCCATGATGCATTGCATATGGGTATACTTAGGGGTGGCAAAAGAAATCGGTTCTGGGTTGAACAACATCCacgtgtttacaaaatatttacatatctgaACCCTAACCCTAATTAAATTTCATACATACATTTGGTCACATTAGGGgtttgcaattaggtcattTTTCTGGATTAATAGAAGCCGAAACTCGATATAGCCACCCATTTAAAAACCATTCcagagaacaaaaaatattggcACATGCAAGAAGTAGAACACACAACAGACTGTCCAGCTCCGAGAACACACAATCATGGACAAAAGGCTTAAACATCAGCTGCTCAACTACAAAGGTTCGGTATGCACACTCCCCCATCTGAATTCTGCTGCTCCTTCCATATTCTCCCAGTAACTCTCAATTTCAGTTCTTTCCTATCCCCACCGGAGAAGAAAAGGGCCATGTTGCGCTGGATGATAAGACCGTCGTGGCTATCTCTTACCTTCCGGTGGCTATCCCGGACGCTTCTTGGCGTACCTTCCCATATCTGCTTCCTGCCATTTGCCCCAACCTCTAAGCTGTAGCTATAATTCCGAGCCTCAGCCTCATCACCCATGAAACGGAGGAATGCCATGTAAACTGGTGCTGTTCCAAGCTGGAAGGCTTCAAAGTGAAGGCAGAAGTATTGCCCAAAACAATGGAAGACCTGATCAAATGagaagatatatatacacagcaATTTTGAGAAATTATATTAAAATGAATATTCAGTCAACTAGAGAAATTCATACAGTAATGGCATGAAAAACATGGAAATCAACCATTTAACATATTTTTAGGGTATTTTGTACCCCAGACCagatgagaaaaatgaaaatgtttaAATGGTGAGGAGCTCCAGTCACATCTGTGAATAAGCTACTTATCATATAAAGTAACAACCACAGACATGCAAGTATCCATCTATTTTTCATGGAGATTTTCCATCGCCAAAGCCAATCATGAGATGAtaataacatttatttattttcaagaCTTGCACACAATGAAAATCATTCAGACATCCAACAACGCCACTTAGATTGATCGTTGCTGCAAACTCAAccggaaaaaaaagagttaaagcAACATTACACTAACCGTTAGCATCCAAGTTGCATTCTCTACTTCCCGGGGGTTGGACTTAACATAACGATGGTTGAATGTACATCCTGTGTGCATGTCAACCTTGTGGTCATCCCTCAAATGAGTAACTAGGAAAGGAATATCTCCAGTAACAGAACACTCTGATCCAGCATATGGACAATTATATGGCCTAAAGTTGCATATTGTCTCGTGCTTAAGTTTGCTGTAATAGGGAAATATCTCTTGGCATCCCAAGCTATAAAACTTACAAGGCAAATCAAGTGACTCAGCCACCTTCTCCAGTGCTAAACACCTAATATCTCCAAGCTCCTGTCTACAAGTGGGGCATCGGTTTTGTACCCTTGTTTTACAGGTGGAACATAGTGTGTGACCATTGTGGCACTGCAGGGGGGAAAGAACAACATCATTAGCAACTAGCAAATTCCTGATGATTCttctacacatttataattaacATACAAATACACCCACGCATGCACACAGCTGCACCCACACATGCATGTGTCCACACATATAATGATGATTCTGTACATAACATGAAATCCATGAGAGACAGATCAAGCGAATGCAAAACTATGAACAAGCCAAAGGAAACAAAGTGCATAATTCTATTAAAGTGACAATGAGGGCAGAGTGCAACAAGACACATAAGTTTTAACCTTAACTCGTAAAACCATACATGAGATGATATGTTACTTGGACTACGGTTAATGTGGCTGTTATCGTGTCACATTGGTGTGATTAAACTAGCTTGAAAATGAAGACATGCAACATCTATGCCTCAGATACAGTTCAGCGTTTCCTACAGGTCCTCTCTCAAGTCCAGCAGAGGATCTCTTGAGAACATGGAACCTCTCTAAGCAAGGGCCAGATTGTTCCCCACCTTACATAGTAACCCCAAAACAACACCAATCATCTGCAAAACACCAGCATCAATTAAATGCCAGAAAGGGAATTAGATGTTTTGGCTAAACCCTAAGCCCTATTCACGACATTATTCATGAAGGCAAATGAATGATACAAAACTTGATTGATCTCAAATCTGGTCGAACAGCTACATACAAATTTCTAGATAGCTCTATGCCAGGCAATAACATATTCAACAAATCAAGCCCCACTCAATGTTAGACCTTTAGGATCATCAATCTGAATAACAAATTCTGCAACAGGTCCGCTACACCAGTTACTTCATAACTGCTCTCTCCATTGTAATTCATAATATGCATACATGAGAAGGCAAAGGATGGATTGAACTTCAATAGTCTTGGCAGAATCGTACATGCATCCAAGCACCACAACTTAAGAAGAACATAAGTCCATCAAGCTGGAATGACCATATCTACTTGTACATTTCACGACTCACAACTTCTAAAACCCACCTACCCCCATATCTCCAGGCACCAAAAGGATAGGAAAATAAGGAGGAGGGGGGGAAGGGTCTTTCCCTTACCATCATCATCTAAGCCTTAATCCAAAACCATTCCCTAAGCCAGCGAACACAAATCCCATCAAGCAGCAGTCTTAAATCAATCCCTCAAAAAGTCCCAATTTTGATGTTTTCCTCCGGGTACGCCTTAAACAAATTTAATTCGCAATCAAATAGCACACCATACATTACCTTTAACAAAATAAAACGCCATTCATATACCCATGAAATCAACAATATAATTAACCACATTCGAGTAAAACCCAGTTACAAAAACGGAAATCCAATTTGCATAATTCCTACGTTTATGAGACATCAAAGCATGACGAACAGACCTGATGAATAGGAGGGTACATGGAATTGGTGCAGACAGGGCATTCCAGCAACTCGTGGACGCTGGTGGCAGGAGCGATCGCCGTCGGACCCAAAATATTGCCATTATTTCCGCCGTTGGCATTGTGAAGCTTTGATGAAGAGAATTGATGAAGATTGTGGAGATGAGGATGTGATGGATGGTGTAGACTGTGGTGATGGATCCCATCCTCATCGAACCCATCTGAGGATGACAAACACTCCACTGTGTCCAACTCCATCACGAAGTAAACCAACCAAAAAGTTCAGAACTTTATATCAAAATCGCActcaaaatcaataaataataatttatggGTTTCCTTCGGCTTTTCTTCCCTTCTTCTCTCgcccctccctctctcttctttctttattttctcgtGGGTTTCTCTGGAAAATTCAGCAGAGAAAGGAGAGGGAAACAGATTCCAAAGAACCGATCTCTTTCTACCTTCAAAAAGaggttcttttcttctttctccctctctctgcAGTCTGCACTCTATCTCCCTTACATTGCTCGCGGGACAGAAATAATAGAAACCGTTGATGCTCAGGCTAGGAGTTAGATTCGGGAAAAAATCCAACGGTTACCAGATTTCAACGTTTGTTTCGTGTAGATTAGGACAGGTTGCTTAACAGGATTTTAAATATGTATTCCAAAAATTGGCAAACTGCTTCACTCGTGTAGAATTGATCTGTGTAAACGTTCTTATCCCTGTCCAAATGTTCTGTTATCAGTTAAAAGTAGGGGAAAAAATAAGTCTCTATTTCATTGTTTCCCAACTAAATTGTTCTGATTTTATAATTGCATTTCTAAATAGAAGACTAGATTTCCTAATTTGATATCACATGATGCTCCATAATAATTCTCAAGACCATATCTCACATTctatttatataatttaattgAATACTATATAAATAAAGTTTTAACACATCTCacacaaataacattttttaaGCATAAGAACCAATAGTGACGACTTATGAACAACAAATTCGTGTGCCCGTGGcacaaaatgacaaaatatCTTAATGTATATGAGAGCTTGGATTTCAGACACTCCACAAACTAATTATAGCATTTGAAATAGTGCAATGCTGAGAGCATCATATAAAAACATAACTGGAATGCACTTtgacatcatcaagcaataaatggaatgtaataataatcataaaaatATAACATCTGATGTGCAGCCAGGATTGGGTGCCACTTGGCTTTTCTGGACTTCATGATTATGGCCTATTAAAGAACTTTTACCTGAACATTGAGTGAAGTACAGATAAAGCAACCACAAAGAGTTCTCGTTACATGATGCATTGGACACTgtaagaaaatatcaaaaagaATCCTCATGCCACATCCAAGAACCTTTGCTTCCCCTCTTGCAGACTTGATAAAAATTCTCATCTCAGAGGGTAGGCTACTGCCTATTGGTACATCCAGTATACTTGGTGGTATTTGCTTATTGCTTTTCTTGATTATATCAGGACCCCCCAAAAATAAACTGGCAATTTAATTACAACATTGCTTCTGCATCATCAAAAACAAAGTTCACAACTATAGCCATTACCTTATCGATATCTAATGAAACTTGGTGCTCGGATACTTGCATGGTTTATCTGACAGGGATGCGCGCATACTTTAGTAGAAGAGCCAAAAAAGCAGGCAATATAGAGAAAAACAGGAATTgtttaacaaaaacaaatttatgcCGAAAGTTTAAGCCGTTTCTTACTCCATTGCTGACATCAGATTTGCAGCTTCACTCGTAGCAAAACTAGCAGCATACAGTGCCATCTTCTTCACCTATAACAAGAAATTTTTGTTTAGTATGGAAAACATTTCAGGTATAAACATCCGTGGCAGCACAACTGACTACTGGGTTACAGGATATAACGCAATCAAGCTATTTCAAAGGGTTAGAAGTTGGAACATGCACAAAGGCATGCACAGAGCTATTCTCTTAAACCCTGTAATTTTACGTTAGATAATATGTACCTCTAGCTTATCTTGCTTGGCTCCATGGCCTTTGGGAAGCAGACGGAAATCTTCTGTCAATCGAATGCACTCTTGAACATTTTCAGGGGACACAAAGTCAAGGGCCACTTTAATGCATGACTGGGAgaggaaaaaaggaagaagaagataccATTAACATTGATATGGCATTTAACTCTAGATCAAAACATTAAACAAACGTTGTTtcaataaactagcaagatcATACTTTGCTTATTTGCATGATATGATTGCAAACAACAGAGTATAACTCTGACAATATAAGAATCCAATTTATCTTAAACAGTATTGATTTCATTAGTACTGCCTAACGGACTTAATTTCCCACGATTGGAAGGCTGCCTCACTATCAATCAAATTGAAGCTCTGTTGTCATGCAATGATTTCATGTGTCGATGACAAGCCACATCCCTTATTAGAAGGAAATATAGATTCAACTGGCAAGCAACATAAAAAAGCGAACTAGATCAAATAAGACTTGCACCTGTCTATTTCTAACTTGATGTGGGCATCCTGCCGGAATGAAAACCGCCTCTCCAAGATGTTGCTCAAACGTCCAAGGTTCAATATCTAGAAAAATAGCTTCCAATAAGCAATGCAGGCATATCTATGTATGTATTTGCAGATTGATAGTTGAGACAACGTCTTACTGAATTCCTCCTTTAGCTGCCTTTTATGTCTCTCATTCAGATAAAGTGTCTGGTCATGGATAGGATGAATAACCTGGAGCAAATAAACTATATCAATCTAAAGAGTCTAACCAACAAGGATATCACCAGCATTGGTAGGCTGTACGATACACACAGTGCTCACAGGAAGATTACTGATGTCACGAAATTCCGTCTGATGTTTCTCTAAGTACTCAATCAATTTCGGCACATCTTGCCTACGAAAGATGTCCCAAACAGCACCGCCACATACAACGTCATTATTTGTTCTCACACAATCTTCTTCCAAAAAGGAGCTCGAATCATCAGCACGAGAGTTGAAAATCTGTATGCTTGTAGCTAAGTCTCCTAACTCGTTGGAGGTAGTTTGTTGTTCATCGAGCTTCCCTTCCTTTGCATATAACCATTCCAATGAGGAGTCACTCTCAATAGTAACCCCATTATGAGAGAATCCAGGGCTATTTGTTTCATctttacaaaatattttctgGGGATTCATTTTAAAAGTACCTGATAGCTCATGCTTTTTTCCATAAAGCTTACACAAATCTTCAGCTTCAAATtccttttttaaattttcttcaaCTTTCCTCTGCCATTGAGCCACCTTCACTTTGGTTGTGTGAGTCAGCACATTAACCTGGATGAAAATTAGAACGATAGACATGAGTAGCTTATAATTACCTAGACAATATGGGAGGTGGCATCACAGGAAAACAAGTAAAGAAATGGATTCAAGAATAAATTGATGATAAGTTCATGGAATATGAACTTTGAACCACTAAGTCGAAACAAAAATTCACTGTGCATACTCTATCAATTcaccttttttcttcctttttccacACCATTTCAGTGTCTTCGATTGAAGCAGGAGAGGACCAGATGTTACTAACATATATCTATCGTTTACAgatacacacaaacaaaaacacGAGTGAATGTATCTTGGAAGCAGTAAATCACATTTACTAACATTTGAGCTTCTATTGGATTCGAAGCAATTTTAAAAGTTCTTCCCTTCTCAATGGTTGGGTTTGAGTCGCATGGCAATGAAATTTTTGAACACAAAAGGAAAATACAAATTGGTTTTTAATGGCAGCAAATTGAATTATACTTTGGATACATGAGCATATAAATCAAAGCCAGGAGAACCTCACAGAAATTTGATGACAAACACGGGCAATTAATGCCTGCTAGATTTTCTAACGAGGTTTCATATTTGGGATTTAAGGTAGGGAAGCCAAATAACAAGGTCAAGTACAGAAAGACTAAAAAAACACAAGGATGGAATCAACTCAAAAATCAAGAACCATTTCAGCCAAATATTGCATACCGCATCAGAAATGTCACAGTGCAATTTGGTCACTGAATCACCTCTACCAAGTTCTTCCACAGATCCATAGGCAATGTATGTTTTTGGTCCCAAGTCCGGCTTCAAAACAGCTGGAAGCTTTGTAGCAATGTTTAGAAGACCAGATTTTGGATGAGTATAATCCTTGTAGGGAAGCATGGCAGTAAACTCAGCACCATGCCTTGGCAAACACTCTTCAAACGAATTTTTTGGAGGCCAATCTTTCAACTTCAACATCTCCGGCCACCCATTTTTATACCAACGACCCTTTAAATAACCCTTGAAGAACTggaaaatattaatttcaacctgtAGCAGCAAGAGGGAATGCAGACTTTGTTCACAAACTACAAGTGCAACAAATTACTTTCAGCAGAAAAAAATTAGCTAATTGTGCACCATATGCTAATAGCATTGGATGATAGAAACACAAGCATGCACTCATGCTCAATATAATGTAAGATGTCCTGGGTTGGAAAATTTCTCCATGTACTGACTTTGTCTAGTTTTCTTTGACTCATTCAGAGAGATTTCAGAAAGGGAAGGATTTTGCTTGATTAAAAAGAATGTCTTTTGACAACAGGCATCACATCATCGGGGAGAAAAATTGTAAAATAGCAATTACAAGAGAGTTAATGCAACTTCAAAATGTATGAAGAAAAATATACCTCACACCAATCCAAGCAATCAATAGCTTTAACCTTGTGTGCCTCCTCCTTTAATATCTTTGTGGCACCTATAAAAGCCCTCCACATCACCATTGGATCCCAACTAAGTCCCGAACTTTTCTCGAGTACATTTCTAACAATAACTGGTTCACCTTTCCTCCAATGCATTTGAAAATGGTCAATTGCACTGTCATCCACCTGAATTGAATCTGGGCAGTACAGGAAGTTATCATGACTTTTCTCTCTCCAGGCCGCCTGCCTTACTTCAACATGTTTTTCTTCATTGTCCAAATTACTGGTAGGACGGCACAACGAGCATTCGTGAGAAATATCTATGCTTGGTGACTTATACGTACTAGTCAATCTCTCTGCACTCTTAACTAGCTTGTCAACCCAATTCGCTTCAAAGATGCGCTTAAGCACCAGTATCTGACTACCACAACCTCGATGAACAATTGGAGGACAAGGAATCCTACCATCAGCCTCTGTGCACGCAGGAAGGTCGCAAATATCAGCTTTTGTCTCATTTCCACGAAGGGCCACTTGGCTCTCCAAACCATTCCAATGCTCAGGAATTTTGTCATTCAAAGCTGTATCTTTCCTATATCCTCTTTCAGCATATTGTAGATTAGATGATCCTTCCTCTTTACTTCTAGTCTGAAATTCTCCTCTAATTTCCCGACAGCAAGTGAGGCAGAGATCATAAGAACAAGCAGGGTTTGGACAGCTTCTGTGGAAGTTGACAATGGATGTGTTGCAATTATCACTGTTGCACAAGGACAAGTTCCAGGTTAAATGGTCTACCATCAGAAATATTGAAATCACAATACCATTTTCTTTTTCGAGAAACAGCGAGTTGTGACATAGCACTGCAGGGTGCAAAACTAGCAGTATAATAAACCAACATACCCCCAACATCCTATCTTCCATCAAAAATGGAAGCAAAAGATGATTATTGAAGTTTTTCAACATACAGAACTGCTTCAAGAATATTAGGAAATAGCCACTCACCAATGCAGGAGGAAGAACGACCAGTATAAGATGAGAAAGGACAATTAACAATTCTACATAAACATAATCGTAGTGTCCAATCTTCAAACACAAAGAACGAATTAGAAATAATGCTTCTCTAGacatttgtatttttattaatatgctTGTTCACAATGTTTAATTACTCCTGCTATAGTTTGGACCAACAGCCTTTCCAGAAAAGTTCCATACTAAGCCTTAGTGTAGATTGTACACGCAATGTACCAAAGTACCCTTCTCCTTTTAACACATAAAAACTAGATGTTTTTCAAAGGAACAAAAGGCAGAGGGACAATAAAAAGTGGCACAAGACACATAAATCCAAACCACAAGAAAAGAGgaaatattattataaaaaataaacagaCCTCATCTCATGCACTGGATCACCATTAAAATATAACTTATCAACAAGCCTCAAAACGATAATTTCAACCATGATGCATAAATTGCATATACCATCAAATCCTATACAGTGAAAGGTAATGGAGGAGCATCCACAACATGGGGACAATTGGTTTCCTTCAGGCCCATGGTTAGGCCCCAgcaatatattttattgatcTGTTTCCCAATTAAAAGCAGTGCAACTGCCAGCATGAAGCTAACCACAAATCTGTTTTTTCCTATGCCTCATTTTAACTATCAAACCTTTCCCAATAATTATAActaaaccaaataaaaaaaaatattgcataTAGATGCCAGAAGTTTAATTCATAAATTTCTAGTTCCAGCCCCGGCAATTTGGGAGAGTTAAAATCATACCAATAGACTcgatcatcatcttcaattaCAGATCTTGGCACAGTATCTTCTGTCAGTGGCTCACCTATGAAACAAGAAAGGAGCATACATATCATTACACATTTCAAAGCTGAAGGTTATGGACTAATAATTGTCTCTGAGTACTACCAAAAATATTTGCTTCCACATCCAGTTCAGAAGACTGCTCTTGTTGAATATCTCTGAGGAGAGGCAGGGTTCTATCCAGCAAATAAAGCAGCTTTTGCAATTTGGTATCTACTTCTTCTTCCTGCACGACCTTTCAAAAATACACGTCTTATTTGACATCAGAAATTCATGCATTCAAAACAATAGCAATGGCaacaaaaagaaggaagaaaaggcaCACACCAGCACAGCTAAATCCTCCTTGAGACACAACCTGCAATTGCAGTTACCACAGCAAAATGGGCACGCAATCTCTacatcttttcttgttttgtcaGGGTACCTGATTCATTGCCTAAAACACTATTATGATCATTGGATGAGAAACATTTCGCATTTGTAAAATAAATCatcataaagatgccaatcaccAGTCTTCAAGACACCTGTCCATCCAGAGAGAATATCTAGATGAAGTTTGATCATAATTGAATGTTCCCATAACATCTATTGGTACGTCCTTACCAGAattcataaaatattttatgaaaGTTGGCTCCAAAATCATGTTTAGGCTTCTGGTAATACTTTTCGTAAGCAAAAGCAATTTGCAAGATCACATTACCACTTTGAAAGGCACTTATGACAATATCGTCTTCTTTGACAGTGTGAACAAATGACAACTTTGTTCCTTTTGCTCCTTAAGCACTGGTGGCACCTCAAACccctttccttctttttccagCTGGTAGCATCCTAATATAGAAACGACATTCTTCAGATTATATGGCAACTTCAAATTGGATGACTTAATCGATAAAATGCTATTATAGCAATCAATTGATCAGCCAAGTAAATCTTTTAAGAGGAAAATGGCAAAGGAGATCACTCAGTAACTATAGGACATGTCCACAAGACAACAGAAGATAATGGAGGGATCCATCAACGATTCAAAGGTACAAAGAGCAAAGTACATTCATAAGTAACAAAGATTTTCCTTTTGTCtttgcattattatttttttccaattttttctaAATAAAAGATCAGGGGGAATTCAatacgacaaaaaaaaaaaaaacacttaaacTTATAAAGATGTGTCTCTAGTCCAAGTAGGTTCCTTGTTTCCTGATGTATAAGTTTGGTTGATTGCTCGGAATCCTGAATCTGTGCTCATGATTATTCAAAATCAAGCTTTTGCTGTTTTTAAGCGAATGCCAAAAATATCAACTAGGCTATGAAAATTAGGGAATCACAGGTTTTGAAAAAACTCACAATTGGCCTGCCCCGCTTTTCCATCGACCTTCCATCTCCTCTATTCCTGTTCTTGATTTCCCCAATCCGGCTCTGATCTTCTTCAGCAGAGAgtggcttcttcttctttgaacACTTTGGTCTGCCACGTTTTGGCACTAGAGTCATATTTCCAATACTGGTAGCAGAAATTTTCTGTTCACCAGCCATTGCTCCTACCTCTTCACTCAAAAAAGTGGTTCTACCACCGTCCAACCCTTCTATGGCAACAATCCTATCAGCAACATTATGACTGGTC carries:
- the LOC119984887 gene encoding uncharacterized protein LOC119984887 isoform X5, whose product is MDEYRRCSRSTGNWRCGERASTGRALCEKHYMFMVKRNEEIKEKKRKRDNGTGAELGSQKRSRNRQGSDENSKMMLQRVGGEDGLPNTDVGFCGEGIHGVCGMKNGENDTSVFCGSVLVPSEPCEEDGGARTNGAEEAQGGVSAEVAWNNSCLGHGGEANAGNGDIRLGEGGNQDELCAFSVHGEGVGSLFGGVHGGNIGLCYNGNGFQCLNTESGCASLDAIQNLFGEITYGDGGEGNQNGYLEDSQHDKDEVIPKKSKPGRPKGSKNKPKIHADDGTKDEDKLLRGKRKFGRPKGSKNQMKKLAGEEQLVPVEVTGDNGEGIVREKIGLVENAGKILQIRKLGRPKGSKNKKTAFAAGNQEIISNHADGGDETMTLLGLEKEQTSLFGKGDQAVSAELTGVDGGANGNFQPKRIPNQPKGSKGEDKKAAGDSEEGNNIVQRKERRGRPKGSKNKKKNVAGDGVAGYSEVGNKIVQPKENRGSPKGSKSKEKNVAGDGAAGDSEEGNKIVQQKERRGRPKGSKNKEKNVAGDGAAGNSEEGTKIVQQKERRGRPKGSKSKKKIIAGNGAAGDSENGNKIFQQKERRGGLKGSKIKKHSLVADNQDIYVQTVETSHNVADRIVAIEGLDGGRTTFLSEEVGAMAGEQKISATSIGNMTLVPKRGRPKCSKKKKPLSAEEDQSRIGEIKNRNRGDGRSMEKRGRPIDATSWKKKERGLRCHQCLRSKRNKVVICSHCQRRRYCHKCLSKWYPDKTRKDVEIACPFCCGNCNCRLCLKEDLAVLVVQEEEVDTKLQKLLYLLDRTLPLLRDIQQEQSSELDVEANIFGEPLTEDTVPRSVIEDDDRVYCDNCNTSIVNFHRSCPNPACSYDLCLTCCREIRGEFQTRSKEEGSSNLQYAERGYRKDTALNDKIPEHWNGLESQVALRGNETKADICDLPACTEADGRIPCPPIVHRGCGSQILVLKRIFEANWVDKLVKSAERLTSTYKSPSIDISHECSLCRPTSNLDNEEKHVEVRQAAWREKSHDNFLYCPDSIQVDDSAIDHFQMHWRKGEPVIVRNVLEKSSGLSWDPMVMWRAFIGATKILKEEAHKVKAIDCLDWCEVEINIFQFFKGYLKGRWYKNGWPEMLKLKDWPPKNSFEECLPRHGAEFTAMLPYKDYTHPKSGLLNIATKLPAVLKPDLGPKTYIAYGSVEELGRGDSVTKLHCDISDAVNVLTHTTKVKVAQWQRKVEENLKKEFEAEDLCKLYGKKHELSGREAR